A single genomic interval of Thermoanaerobacter uzonensis DSM 18761 harbors:
- the flgC gene encoding flagellar basal body rod protein FlgC, with amino-acid sequence MNLFSSMDTSASGLTAERVRMDVISQNIANVNTTRTSQGGPYRRKLVILKEIQPDSFESILDKVKGKYSGKGVEVVQISEDVQTPLRRVYDPGHPDADQNGYVEYPNVNIVSEMVDMISATRAYEANVTAFNASKAMFQKSLEIGRG; translated from the coding sequence ATGAACTTATTTAGCTCGATGGACACAAGCGCTTCAGGTTTAACTGCAGAACGAGTGAGGATGGATGTAATATCCCAAAATATAGCTAATGTAAATACTACAAGGACTAGTCAAGGAGGACCATATAGGAGAAAATTAGTGATTTTGAAAGAAATACAACCTGACAGTTTCGAAAGCATTCTTGATAAAGTTAAAGGCAAATACAGTGGCAAAGGTGTAGAAGTTGTCCAAATATCAGAAGATGTCCAAACTCCTTTGAGAAGAGTATACGATCCAGGTCATCCTGATGCTGACCAAAATGGATATGTGGAGTACCCAAATGTAAACATTGTTTCTGAAATGGTAGATATGATTTCTGCTACTCGTGCTTATGAAGCTAATGTAACAGCCTTTAATGCTTCAAAAGCCATGTTTCAAAAGTCTTTAGAAATTGGCAGGGGGTAG
- the fliI gene encoding flagellar protein export ATPase FliI — MSNIVLDKYRKALQEKRLIQYYGKVSQVIGLTIESTGPLSNIGEICNIKTINGNTILAEVVGFKEEKVYLMPLGNMEGIGAGSKVIAAGQTLRVNVGNELLGRVLDGLGNPIDGKGPIKFEKSIPINNVPPDPLERKRIREVMSLGIKAIDGLLTCGKGQRIGIFAGSGVGKSTLLGMMARNAKADLNVIALIGERGREVNEFLEKDLGEEGLKKSVVVVATSDTPALIRVKGAMTATAIAEYFRDQGLDVLLMMDSVTRFAMAQREVGLSIGEAPVSRGYTPSVFSVLPKLLERSGCSKKGSITALYTVLVDGDDLNEPIADAVRGILDGHIVLSRKLANKNHYPAIDVLASVSRVINDIITEEHNELIARFKDILATYTEAEDLINIGAYNFGSNPKIDEAIELIDKMNSFLRQRIDESYDFETTKQLLYESIKR; from the coding sequence ATGAGTAATATTGTTTTGGATAAATATAGAAAGGCTCTTCAAGAAAAAAGGCTAATTCAATATTATGGAAAAGTTTCTCAAGTAATAGGATTGACAATCGAAAGCACAGGGCCACTTTCCAATATAGGAGAAATATGTAATATCAAGACTATTAATGGGAATACAATTTTGGCAGAAGTTGTAGGTTTTAAAGAAGAGAAAGTGTATCTTATGCCATTAGGAAATATGGAGGGAATAGGAGCAGGCAGTAAAGTTATAGCTGCAGGTCAAACCCTTAGAGTTAACGTAGGAAATGAACTTTTGGGAAGGGTATTAGACGGTTTGGGCAATCCTATAGATGGCAAAGGGCCAATAAAATTCGAAAAATCTATTCCTATTAATAATGTGCCACCTGACCCTTTGGAAAGAAAGCGAATTAGAGAAGTTATGTCTCTTGGTATAAAAGCGATAGATGGACTACTTACCTGCGGCAAAGGGCAGAGAATTGGTATTTTTGCAGGAAGTGGTGTAGGAAAAAGCACGCTGTTAGGCATGATGGCAAGAAACGCGAAAGCTGATTTAAATGTAATAGCTCTCATTGGAGAAAGGGGAAGAGAAGTAAATGAATTTCTAGAAAAAGATTTGGGGGAAGAAGGCTTAAAAAAATCTGTGGTTGTAGTAGCTACCTCTGATACCCCAGCTCTTATAAGAGTAAAAGGCGCTATGACTGCAACTGCCATAGCTGAATATTTTAGAGACCAAGGGTTAGACGTCCTTTTGATGATGGATTCAGTAACTCGTTTTGCTATGGCGCAAAGAGAAGTAGGGCTTTCTATAGGAGAAGCTCCTGTTTCACGAGGGTATACTCCTTCTGTCTTTTCAGTTTTACCTAAGCTTTTGGAACGCTCAGGATGTTCTAAAAAAGGTTCTATTACAGCTCTTTACACTGTGTTAGTAGATGGAGATGATTTAAATGAGCCAATTGCTGACGCAGTAAGGGGCATACTTGATGGGCATATAGTATTGTCAAGGAAACTTGCTAATAAAAACCATTATCCCGCTATTGATGTGCTAGCAAGTGTTAGCAGGGTGATAAATGACATAATTACAGAAGAACACAACGAATTAATAGCGAGGTTTAAAGATATTTTAGCGACTTACACAGAAGCGGAAGATTTAATAAATATAGGAGCATATAATTTTGGCAGTAATCCTAAAATTGATGAGGCCATTGAACTAATTGATAAAATGAATAGTTTCTTAAGGCAGAGAATAGACGAATCTTATGACTTTGAAACTACGAAGCAACTGTTATATGAATCTATTAAAAGGTGA
- the codY gene encoding GTP-sensing pleiotropic transcriptional regulator CodY — MSTLLEKTRKVNRILQKTGIQPVDFNEMANILKDVIEANVYILSRKGKVLGYSILRDYGNDIFTQSKVIPEEYNDKLLRVTETLANDKGNLFKEDKVLSDLILTIVPVNGGGDRLGTLVLSRGVKEFTDDDLILAEYGATVVGLEILRSKNEEIEDEARKRAVVQMALGTLSYSELEAIKNIFEELNGKEGLLVASKIADKVGITRSVIVNALRKFESAGIIESRSLGMKGTHIRVLNDKLLEELEKMKR, encoded by the coding sequence ATGAGCACACTATTAGAAAAAACCAGAAAAGTAAACCGAATTTTACAAAAAACAGGAATTCAACCAGTTGATTTTAATGAAATGGCTAATATACTAAAAGATGTCATTGAAGCCAACGTATATATTTTGAGTAGGAAGGGTAAAGTATTGGGTTATAGTATATTAAGAGATTATGGAAATGACATTTTTACTCAAAGCAAAGTAATACCTGAAGAATATAATGACAAACTTTTGCGAGTGACAGAGACGCTGGCTAATGATAAAGGTAACCTTTTTAAAGAAGATAAAGTTTTATCAGATTTAATTTTGACTATAGTACCTGTCAATGGCGGTGGAGACAGGTTAGGAACTTTAGTTTTATCAAGAGGAGTAAAAGAATTTACTGACGATGACTTGATATTGGCAGAATACGGTGCTACAGTAGTTGGCCTTGAAATTTTAAGGTCAAAAAATGAAGAAATAGAGGATGAAGCGAGAAAAAGAGCAGTTGTTCAAATGGCACTAGGAACACTTTCTTACTCCGAATTAGAAGCCATAAAAAATATTTTTGAAGAGTTAAATGGAAAAGAAGGATTATTAGTTGCAAGTAAAATAGCAGATAAAGTAGGTATTACAAGGTCTGTAATTGTAAATGCACTTAGAAAGTTTGAAAGTGCTGGCATAATTGAGTCAAGGTCTTTAGGAATGAAAGGTACCCATATAAGGGTACTAAACGATAAATTATTAGAAGAGTTAGAGAAAATGAAAAGATAA
- the flgB gene encoding flagellar basal body rod protein FlgB — MLDLGIENIDLLQKGLYAATVRNNVIANNIANVDTPNFKRSEVKFEDILKDAINGTKLKGYVTNLKHIPIGPPAIDSIQPEIIQVNDTSMRLDGNNVDIDAEMANLAKNQLYYYALVQRVNGELNSIMTAVKDGR; from the coding sequence ATGCTGGATTTAGGAATTGAAAATATAGATTTGCTACAAAAAGGATTATACGCAGCTACTGTAAGAAACAATGTGATTGCCAATAACATTGCTAATGTGGATACTCCTAATTTTAAAAGGTCTGAAGTCAAATTTGAGGATATTTTAAAAGATGCCATAAATGGTACAAAGTTAAAAGGTTATGTTACAAATCTTAAGCACATTCCTATTGGCCCACCTGCTATTGATTCCATACAACCGGAAATTATTCAAGTAAATGACACTTCCATGAGGCTAGATGGAAATAATGTAGACATAGATGCTGAAATGGCAAATTTGGCTAAGAATCAGTTGTATTACTATGCCCTTGTCCAAAGAGTGAACGGAGAGCTTAATTCTATCATGACTGCTGTAAAAGATGGGAGGTAA
- the topA gene encoding type I DNA topoisomerase codes for MAKFLVIVESPAKAKTISKFLGKNFKVAASMGHVRDLPKSQLGIDIENNFAPKYITIRGKGAIIENLKKEAKDADKIFLATDPDREGEAISWHIAQLLNLNIKEPCRIEFHEITKNAVQTALKSPRSIDLNLVDAQQARRILDRLVGYKISPLLWKKIKRGLSAGRVQSVAARLICDREREIEDFVPEEYWSITTIFSDEKNSGKFEAKFYGTKEDKVELKTKEDVDKILAALSEEYIIDKVKIGVKKRNPSPPFITSTLQQEASRKLGFTAKKTMLIAQQLYEGVEIKGEGSVGLITYIRTDSTRVANEAKAEVYKYIVEKFGKEYSNPEANYASKRANVQDAHEAIRPTSIYRDPESIKDSLTPDQYKLYKLVWSRFLASQMAPAIYDTVSMDIVNNGYVFKASGSSIKFLGFMTVYVEGTDMQEEEEKTVPVLQEGTKLFLEELKPMQHFTQPPPRYTEASLIKELEEKGIGRPSTYAPTISTLLERGYVVKDKKNLKPTELGFIVTDVLKEFFSKIVDVKFTAEMEEQLDKIEEGQVKWYEIVGEFYEDFYKTLKIAEDQMEEIDVKEEVEVTDIKCEFCGRNMVVKKGRYGKFLACSGFPECKNTKPLYEKVGVKCPKCGGEIVKKKSKKGRTYYACENAPNCDFILWDKPVDEKCPVCGSLLVEKNTKNGHMLKCSNPECDYQKEVK; via the coding sequence ATGGCAAAATTTCTAGTTATTGTGGAATCTCCAGCTAAAGCTAAGACCATCTCTAAATTTTTAGGTAAAAATTTTAAAGTAGCAGCTTCCATGGGACATGTGAGGGATTTGCCTAAAAGTCAGTTAGGCATTGACATTGAAAATAATTTTGCTCCTAAGTACATAACTATTCGTGGAAAAGGGGCTATTATAGAAAATTTAAAAAAAGAAGCAAAGGATGCAGATAAAATTTTTTTGGCCACTGACCCTGACAGAGAAGGAGAAGCAATTTCCTGGCATATTGCCCAATTGTTAAATTTGAATATTAAGGAGCCTTGTCGCATAGAATTTCACGAGATCACAAAAAATGCAGTGCAAACTGCTCTTAAAAGCCCCCGCTCTATAGATTTAAATTTAGTAGATGCGCAACAAGCCAGGAGAATTCTCGATAGATTAGTAGGATATAAGATAAGTCCCCTTCTTTGGAAAAAAATAAAGAGGGGATTAAGTGCAGGCAGAGTTCAATCAGTAGCAGCTAGGCTTATTTGCGACAGAGAAAGAGAAATAGAAGATTTTGTGCCAGAGGAGTATTGGAGTATTACCACGATTTTCTCTGATGAGAAAAACTCTGGCAAGTTTGAGGCAAAATTCTATGGTACTAAAGAGGATAAAGTTGAGTTAAAGACAAAAGAAGATGTAGACAAAATATTAGCAGCATTGTCTGAAGAATACATTATAGATAAAGTAAAAATAGGTGTCAAAAAGAGGAACCCTTCTCCACCTTTTATCACTAGTACTTTACAACAAGAGGCTTCGAGAAAATTGGGATTTACTGCAAAAAAAACTATGTTAATTGCCCAACAATTATATGAGGGGGTAGAAATCAAAGGAGAAGGCAGTGTAGGTCTTATTACTTATATAAGAACTGATTCTACAAGAGTCGCAAATGAGGCTAAGGCTGAAGTCTATAAATACATAGTTGAAAAGTTTGGAAAAGAGTATTCTAATCCTGAAGCAAATTACGCGTCTAAAAGAGCCAATGTGCAGGATGCTCACGAGGCTATAAGACCTACTTCCATTTACAGAGATCCGGAAAGTATAAAAGATTCCCTAACACCAGACCAATATAAATTGTACAAACTAGTTTGGAGTAGATTCCTAGCAAGTCAAATGGCACCTGCAATTTACGATACTGTTTCTATGGACATAGTAAATAATGGATATGTTTTTAAAGCTTCCGGGTCTAGCATTAAATTTTTAGGTTTTATGACAGTGTATGTAGAAGGAACAGATATGCAGGAAGAGGAAGAAAAAACTGTACCTGTGCTTCAAGAAGGGACCAAATTGTTTTTAGAGGAATTAAAACCAATGCAACATTTTACCCAGCCTCCGCCTCGATATACGGAAGCTTCTTTGATTAAAGAATTGGAAGAAAAAGGGATAGGTCGTCCCAGTACTTATGCTCCTACAATCTCTACTTTGTTAGAAAGAGGATATGTTGTAAAAGATAAAAAGAATTTAAAACCTACAGAATTGGGTTTTATTGTAACAGACGTACTAAAAGAGTTCTTTTCAAAAATTGTAGATGTAAAATTTACTGCTGAGATGGAAGAGCAGCTAGATAAAATTGAAGAAGGTCAAGTGAAATGGTATGAAATTGTGGGAGAGTTTTATGAAGACTTTTATAAAACTTTAAAAATTGCTGAAGACCAAATGGAAGAGATAGACGTAAAGGAAGAAGTAGAAGTAACTGACATTAAATGTGAATTTTGCGGGAGAAATATGGTTGTAAAGAAAGGCAGGTATGGAAAATTTCTTGCTTGTTCTGGCTTTCCTGAATGCAAAAATACAAAACCCTTATACGAAAAGGTTGGTGTGAAATGCCCTAAATGTGGTGGAGAAATTGTAAAGAAAAAGAGCAAAAAAGGCCGAACTTATTACGCTTGCGAAAATGCACCTAATTGCGATTTTATATTGTGGGATAAACCTGTTGATGAAAAATGTCCTGTTTGTGGTAGCCTGTTAGTAGAAAAAAATACAAAAAATGGTCATATGCTAAAATGTTCTAATCCAGAATGTGATTATCAAAAAGAAGTTAAATGA
- the hslV gene encoding ATP-dependent protease subunit HslV, translating to MFKGTTIIAVRKGDKVSVAGDGQITFGENTILKHGAKKIRRLYNGEVIVGFAGSVADALTLSQKFEEKLEQYGGNLKRAAVELAQEWRKDKILRKLEALLIAVDKKDTLLISGTGEVIEPDEDVIGIGSGGNYAMAAALALRYNTDLDTEDIAKKALEIASKICVYTNSNITVETL from the coding sequence ATGTTTAAGGGTACTACCATAATTGCTGTGAGAAAAGGCGATAAAGTGTCAGTGGCTGGTGATGGACAGATTACCTTTGGAGAAAATACAATTTTAAAACATGGAGCGAAAAAAATTAGAAGATTGTATAATGGAGAAGTAATAGTAGGATTTGCTGGTTCGGTAGCTGATGCATTGACTCTTTCGCAAAAATTTGAAGAAAAACTTGAGCAGTATGGAGGTAATTTAAAAAGAGCAGCAGTAGAATTGGCACAGGAATGGAGAAAAGATAAGATTTTAAGAAAGTTAGAAGCTCTTTTGATTGCGGTAGATAAAAAGGATACTTTACTTATTTCTGGCACTGGTGAAGTTATTGAGCCAGATGAGGATGTGATTGGGATAGGATCTGGAGGAAATTATGCTATGGCTGCAGCTTTGGCATTACGGTATAATACTGATTTAGATACAGAAGATATAGCAAAAAAAGCTTTAGAGATAGCTTCAAAGATTTGTGTTTACACTAATAGCAACATAACAGTTGAGACTTTATAG
- the fliG gene encoding flagellar motor switch protein FliG, translated as MARGALTGREKSAMLLIALGPDLSAQIYKHLREDEIEQLTLEIASIRNLTPEEKQKVIDEFYNMCVAQEYIIEGGIEYAKAVLEKALGTQEAFEVINKLTSTLKVRPFDFIRRADPSQVLNFIQNEHPQTIAMILSYLKPQQAGAILSSLPENLQAEVAMRIATMESTSPEVVKEVERILERKLSSLVTQDYTSSGGIQTIVDILNSVDRSTEKNILDTLETINVELVEEIKKRMFVFEDIVTLDSRSIQRVLREVDNHDIALALKGSSEEVQRVIYSNMSKRLADMIKEDIQYMGPVRLKDVEEAQQRIVNIIRKLEDAGEIVISRGGGDEIIV; from the coding sequence ATGGCGAGAGGTGCACTCACAGGTAGGGAAAAAAGTGCAATGCTTTTGATTGCATTAGGGCCAGACCTTTCAGCTCAAATATATAAGCATTTAAGGGAAGATGAAATTGAACAATTAACTTTGGAAATAGCTAGTATACGAAATCTTACTCCTGAAGAGAAGCAAAAAGTTATAGATGAATTTTATAACATGTGCGTAGCGCAAGAGTACATAATAGAAGGCGGAATAGAATATGCAAAAGCAGTTTTAGAAAAAGCTTTGGGTACTCAAGAAGCTTTTGAGGTTATAAATAAATTGACTTCTACTTTGAAAGTAAGACCTTTTGATTTTATAAGAAGAGCGGATCCATCGCAAGTTTTAAATTTTATACAAAATGAGCATCCTCAGACTATTGCAATGATTTTGTCCTATTTAAAACCTCAACAAGCAGGAGCAATTCTATCCTCACTGCCTGAAAATTTACAGGCAGAAGTAGCTATGCGAATAGCGACAATGGAGAGCACTTCTCCTGAAGTAGTAAAAGAAGTTGAGAGAATTTTAGAGAGAAAATTGTCTTCGTTAGTTACACAAGATTATACTTCTTCAGGCGGTATTCAGACAATTGTAGATATACTAAATTCTGTAGATAGAAGTACAGAGAAAAATATCTTGGATACTCTTGAGACTATAAACGTTGAGCTAGTAGAAGAAATTAAGAAGAGGATGTTTGTATTCGAAGATATTGTCACATTGGATTCCAGATCTATACAGAGAGTATTGAGAGAAGTAGACAATCACGATATTGCTCTTGCTCTTAAAGGTTCCAGTGAAGAAGTGCAAAGAGTTATTTATAGTAATATGTCTAAGAGACTTGCCGATATGATAAAAGAAGACATACAATATATGGGACCTGTAAGATTAAAAGATGTAGAAGAAGCACAGCAAAGAATTGTAAATATCATAAGAAAATTAGAAGATGCAGGGGAAATTGTAATATCAAGAGGAGGAGGGGACGAAATTATTGTATAG
- the fliF gene encoding flagellar basal-body MS-ring/collar protein FliF: protein MPEFIANFREQLTNFWNKFDKKQKIQLGIIAILLFIGISLLVYIVNRPNYVVLYSDLSIKDAGAVVEKLKTEFKIPYKISNDGTTILVPAQYKDEVRMKLATEGIPQGGFSFEEAMNNSLATTDQERRQKYLYFLQNEIQNSLKTIDGVQDAIVNIVVPDQNAFVLSNTTNQATAAVMLTLKPGVTLSSSQVKGIIDFVSKSVEGLKPENVTVIDNNGKILTAESDTTAENTNTQFVLQKKVQEDLQNSLQTLLEQIFGPGNVVVRANVTLNFDKKTEDKIEYFPVQGNDNKGIVRSVQELKEKATGTQGTNPTGTASNNPPVTSTTSNNTSDYNKTETTINYEINQIKTSLVQAEGKIESISVAVVVNQNLNNSMKQQIADLVTKAAGGDSLVKVSVQGMQFNQDLLKTMQQQAKVSKGVPVYVWAILAALVLGGMLFLIMMKRKKKETSLTTAGQEVLATVESIEEIDFSEKDEKKKQIERLIKEKPELVVQVIRTWLNEE, encoded by the coding sequence ATGCCAGAGTTCATTGCCAATTTTAGAGAGCAACTGACAAACTTTTGGAATAAGTTTGATAAAAAACAAAAGATACAGTTAGGAATTATCGCTATTTTGCTTTTTATAGGCATTTCTTTATTAGTTTACATAGTTAATAGGCCTAATTATGTAGTTTTATATTCAGATTTAAGTATAAAAGATGCAGGAGCAGTAGTTGAAAAATTAAAAACTGAATTTAAGATTCCATATAAAATATCGAACGATGGGACGACAATTTTAGTACCTGCACAATATAAAGATGAAGTGAGAATGAAACTTGCGACAGAAGGAATCCCCCAAGGGGGATTTAGCTTTGAAGAGGCTATGAATAACTCTCTTGCCACAACAGACCAAGAGAGAAGACAAAAGTATCTGTATTTTCTTCAAAATGAAATACAAAATTCTCTAAAAACTATAGATGGAGTGCAGGATGCTATTGTCAACATCGTAGTACCTGATCAAAATGCCTTTGTACTTTCAAATACTACTAATCAAGCTACAGCAGCTGTGATGCTAACTTTAAAGCCAGGTGTAACTTTATCTTCTTCTCAAGTCAAAGGAATCATAGATTTTGTATCTAAAAGTGTAGAAGGTTTAAAACCTGAAAATGTTACTGTAATTGATAATAATGGTAAAATCCTTACTGCAGAAAGTGATACTACTGCTGAAAATACTAATACTCAATTTGTTCTTCAAAAAAAGGTTCAAGAAGATTTACAAAACAGTCTTCAAACTCTTTTAGAACAAATTTTTGGTCCTGGAAATGTTGTTGTTAGAGCTAACGTAACTTTAAATTTTGATAAAAAGACGGAAGACAAAATAGAGTATTTTCCTGTTCAAGGTAATGACAATAAAGGAATTGTAAGAAGCGTACAAGAACTTAAAGAAAAAGCTACGGGTACACAGGGGACAAATCCAACAGGTACTGCCTCAAATAATCCTCCTGTAACTTCAACAACTAGCAATAATACTTCTGATTACAATAAAACAGAAACCACTATAAACTACGAAATAAATCAGATTAAGACAAGTCTTGTTCAAGCGGAAGGTAAGATTGAAAGTATTTCTGTTGCTGTTGTTGTAAATCAAAATCTCAATAATTCTATGAAACAACAAATTGCTGACTTGGTTACAAAAGCTGCAGGCGGAGATTCTCTTGTAAAAGTATCGGTTCAAGGAATGCAATTTAATCAAGACCTCTTAAAGACAATGCAGCAGCAGGCAAAAGTTTCAAAGGGAGTACCAGTGTATGTATGGGCTATATTAGCAGCTTTAGTGTTAGGAGGCATGCTATTCCTTATTATGATGAAAAGGAAGAAAAAAGAAACCTCTTTAACTACAGCTGGGCAGGAAGTCTTAGCTACTGTAGAGTCTATCGAAGAAATAGATTTCTCAGAGAAGGACGAAAAGAAAAAACAGATAGAAAGACTTATAAAAGAAAAGCCAGAACTTGTGGTGCAGGTAATTAGAACATGGCTTAATGAAGAGTAG
- a CDS encoding FliH/SctL family protein — protein MYRVYKQQEINLSSPIVLRIVENGNYKEKVEKVIELSEQREDIKKESEILAKQIIERARQVQQEILRKTKEDVEKILIEVEKKAKKIEEEYKEKGYQAGYTVGYQEGYKKGEEDAKAIIEEAKAIKEEIIREKQRMYKEVENDIVSVILLAVEKIVGKYVEEDKDIILNLIKKGMENYNAFDKVTVRVSEEDYEHCIKNKDKILKDIEFLDDVNILKDLSLKKGECVIETNSGVINSGVSTQLKALKNLFVGVLNE, from the coding sequence TTGTATAGAGTATATAAACAACAAGAAATAAACCTTTCTTCTCCCATAGTTTTAAGAATTGTGGAAAATGGCAATTACAAAGAAAAAGTGGAGAAAGTAATTGAATTGAGTGAACAAAGAGAGGATATAAAAAAAGAAAGTGAGATTTTAGCAAAGCAAATAATAGAGAGGGCGAGACAAGTCCAGCAAGAGATACTTAGAAAGACTAAGGAAGATGTAGAAAAAATTTTAATAGAAGTAGAGAAAAAAGCGAAGAAGATTGAAGAAGAGTATAAAGAAAAGGGTTATCAAGCTGGATATACTGTAGGATATCAAGAAGGATACAAAAAAGGAGAAGAAGATGCTAAAGCTATAATAGAAGAAGCAAAGGCTATCAAAGAAGAGATTATTAGAGAAAAACAACGAATGTATAAAGAAGTAGAAAATGATATTGTAAGTGTAATTTTGCTGGCAGTAGAAAAAATTGTGGGTAAATATGTAGAAGAGGACAAAGATATAATATTAAATCTCATCAAAAAAGGAATGGAGAATTACAATGCTTTTGACAAAGTCACGGTAAGAGTTAGTGAAGAGGATTATGAACACTGTATTAAAAACAAAGATAAAATTCTTAAAGATATAGAGTTTTTAGATGATGTAAATATCCTAAAAGATTTATCATTAAAAAAAGGAGAGTGTGTAATTGAAACAAATTCTGGAGTGATAAACTCTGGTGTTAGTACACAACTTAAAGCTTTAAAAAACTTATTTGTGGGTGTGCTAAATGAGTAA
- the fliE gene encoding flagellar hook-basal body complex protein FliE yields the protein MVNQITPVNPVALDSTLEATQNSSKIDTFSDFLKEAFNKVNDLQLTAMKNDQKLVTGEIDDINQVMIDAAKADIALQLTIQIKNKVLEAYQEIMRMPL from the coding sequence ATGGTTAATCAAATAACACCGGTTAATCCAGTAGCTTTGGATAGCACATTAGAAGCAACACAAAATAGCAGTAAAATAGATACTTTTAGCGACTTTTTAAAAGAAGCTTTTAACAAGGTAAATGATTTACAGTTAACGGCAATGAAAAATGACCAAAAACTTGTAACTGGTGAAATTGATGATATAAATCAAGTGATGATAGATGCCGCAAAAGCTGATATTGCACTGCAGCTTACAATTCAAATAAAAAATAAAGTGCTGGAGGCCTATCAGGAAATAATGAGGATGCCATTGTAA
- the hslU gene encoding ATP-dependent protease ATPase subunit HslU, with the protein MKNYTPKEIVEELDKYIVGQKEAKKSVAVALRNRYRRNLLPDDFKEEVTPKNIIMVGPTGVGKTEIARRIAKLIEAPFVKVEATKFTEVGYVGRDVDSMVRDLVEAAVRMVKEEKLKKVTEKAKKIAEDRLIDYIIGKRKKQTKNPFEVLFNYPSAEKSEETEEESTQYKREEIRQKLRNGELDNYIVEIEVTDTSTPMLEMYTNLGSEEMNINLQDVFADILPKKKKIKKVPVYEAKRILESEEAQNLIDMDEVIEEAIKRAEDDGIIFIDEIDKIASSGYTAGPDVSREGVQRDILPIIEGCTVMTKYGPVKTDHILFIAAGAFNVAKVTDLIPELQGRFPVRVNLKPLTKEDFIRILKEPKNALTKQYQELLRTEGIEVKYTDEAIEAIAEVAYLINQQSEDIGARRLHTVMEKLFEELSFNAPELGGQQIVITEEYVKDQLKDSLNKYEVNKYIL; encoded by the coding sequence GTGAAGAATTATACTCCCAAGGAGATTGTAGAGGAATTAGATAAATATATTGTAGGACAAAAGGAAGCTAAAAAGTCAGTAGCAGTGGCTTTACGAAATAGATATAGGAGAAATCTTTTACCTGACGATTTTAAAGAAGAAGTGACCCCCAAAAATATAATTATGGTAGGCCCTACTGGAGTAGGAAAGACAGAGATTGCTCGAAGAATTGCGAAATTAATAGAAGCTCCTTTTGTAAAAGTGGAGGCTACTAAGTTTACTGAGGTAGGATACGTAGGACGAGATGTAGATTCCATGGTAAGAGACCTTGTAGAGGCTGCTGTAAGAATGGTAAAAGAGGAAAAATTAAAAAAAGTTACTGAAAAAGCGAAAAAAATTGCAGAAGATAGGCTAATTGATTACATAATTGGAAAAAGAAAAAAACAAACTAAAAATCCTTTTGAAGTATTGTTTAATTATCCTTCTGCCGAGAAAAGTGAAGAGACAGAAGAAGAAAGTACGCAATACAAAAGAGAAGAAATAAGGCAAAAGTTAAGAAATGGCGAGTTAGATAATTATATAGTGGAAATAGAAGTAACAGATACATCTACACCAATGCTTGAGATGTATACTAATTTAGGGTCCGAAGAAATGAATATAAATTTGCAAGATGTATTTGCTGATATTTTACCTAAAAAGAAAAAAATTAAAAAAGTCCCTGTTTATGAAGCAAAGAGAATTCTAGAGTCTGAAGAAGCTCAAAACCTTATAGATATGGATGAAGTAATCGAAGAGGCTATTAAAAGAGCAGAAGACGATGGGATAATCTTTATAGATGAAATTGACAAAATTGCCAGCAGCGGTTATACAGCAGGACCAGATGTATCAAGGGAAGGAGTTCAAAGGGATATTCTTCCTATAATTGAAGGTTGTACAGTAATGACAAAATACGGTCCTGTTAAGACAGACCATATATTGTTTATAGCAGCTGGTGCTTTTAATGTTGCAAAAGTGACTGATTTAATCCCTGAGTTACAGGGAAGATTTCCTGTAAGAGTTAATTTAAAACCTCTCACAAAAGAGGACTTTATAAGAATATTAAAGGAGCCTAAAAATGCCCTTACAAAACAGTATCAGGAGCTTTTAAGAACTGAAGGAATAGAAGTTAAATACACTGATGAAGCAATTGAGGCTATTGCAGAAGTAGCATATCTTATAAATCAACAATCGGAAGATATCGGTGCAAGAAGATTACACACTGTCATGGAGAAGTTATTTGAAGAATTATCTTTTAATGCGCCAGAATTAGGAGGGCAGCAAATAGTGATAACTGAAGAATATGTAAAAGACCAATTAAAGGATAGTTTAAATAAATATGAAGTTAATAAATACATTTTATGA